A DNA window from Streptomyces sp. CA-278952 contains the following coding sequences:
- a CDS encoding AraC family transcriptional regulator — translation MYHTWMRFFTPSPLHHRLGLVCLGVGLQHGALPTVGPRTLDHHVAVIVNSGTGWFKGPDGRRTPVTGPSLIWLTPGTPHHYGADPGTGWDESFVDFTGPATTTYTELGYIEPDRPLVPLSDTAAPRAAVGRIVRAARRGNPLLEVETGAAVHELLVTLRRARAGIGPDGAPVLQALARDAYQPLTVAEHAARHGMTPAELRTAVRRGAGCSPKDYLLGIRLGRAKELLAATDLPVAAVARRVGYDDPAYFSRLFARRVGTAPVRFREQQGRSVPGGWSDRVPDPDDPPTIST, via the coding sequence ATGTACCACACCTGGATGCGCTTCTTCACCCCGAGCCCGCTCCACCACCGCCTGGGCCTCGTCTGCCTCGGCGTCGGCCTCCAGCACGGGGCGCTGCCCACCGTCGGACCCCGCACCCTCGACCACCACGTCGCCGTGATCGTCAACTCCGGCACCGGCTGGTTCAAGGGCCCCGACGGCCGCCGCACCCCCGTCACCGGCCCCAGCCTCATCTGGCTGACCCCCGGGACCCCCCACCACTACGGCGCCGATCCCGGCACCGGCTGGGACGAGAGCTTCGTCGACTTCACCGGCCCCGCCACCACCACGTACACCGAACTCGGCTACATCGAGCCCGACCGCCCCCTCGTCCCCCTCTCCGACACCGCCGCCCCCCGCGCGGCCGTCGGTCGCATCGTGCGCGCCGCCCGGCGCGGCAACCCCCTCCTGGAGGTGGAGACCGGGGCCGCCGTCCACGAACTCCTCGTCACCCTGCGCCGCGCCCGCGCCGGCATCGGCCCCGACGGCGCCCCGGTGCTCCAGGCGCTGGCCCGCGACGCGTACCAGCCGCTCACCGTCGCCGAGCACGCCGCCCGGCACGGCATGACCCCCGCCGAACTGCGCACTGCCGTACGGCGCGGCGCCGGCTGCAGCCCCAAGGACTACCTGCTGGGCATCCGCCTGGGCCGGGCCAAGGAACTCCTCGCCGCCACCGACCTCCCGGTCGCCGCCGTGGCCCGCCGCGTCGGGTACGACGACCCCGCCTACTTCTCCCGGCTCTTCGCCCGCCGGGTCGGCACCGCCCCCGTCCGCTTCCGCGAACAGCAGGGCCGCAGCGTGCCCGGCGGCTGGAGCGACCGGGTGCCCGACCCCGACGACCCACCGACGATCAGCACGTGA
- a CDS encoding chorismate mutase, with product MSTSEIDASVQAELNRLRESIDNIDAAVVHMLAERFKATQQVGRLKADHRLPPADPARETRQIARLRQLAQSANLDPAFAEKLLTFIIAEVIRHHERLADEAGNGDPDRTGDTRAATTGA from the coding sequence ATGAGTACGAGCGAAATCGACGCGTCCGTCCAGGCCGAGCTGAACCGGCTGCGCGAGAGCATCGACAACATCGACGCCGCCGTCGTCCACATGCTGGCCGAGCGCTTCAAGGCCACCCAGCAGGTCGGCCGCCTCAAGGCGGACCACAGGCTGCCGCCCGCCGACCCCGCCCGCGAGACCCGCCAGATCGCCCGGCTCCGGCAGCTCGCGCAGAGCGCCAACCTGGACCCCGCGTTCGCCGAGAAGCTGCTGACCTTCATCATCGCCGAGGTGATCCGCCACCACGAGCGCCTCGCCGACGAAGCGGGGAACGGCGACCCCGACCGCACCGGAGACACGAGGGCCGCCACCACCGGAGCCTGA
- the pepN gene encoding aminopeptidase N, producing MSVLTRDEAQTRAQILDVERYTIALDLTTGEETFDSATVIRFTARAAGDTFVEVKPATLRSISLDGQPLDPDLLDGNRYPLTKITAGPHELRVDAAMHYSRTGEGMHRFTDPTDGETYVYTQLFMEDVQRVFAAFDQPDLKSVFAIDVTAPEGWTVLGNGVAEHTGEGRWTIAATPLVSTYLVAVAAGPWHSVTTEHAGLPFGIHCRRSLAPYLDADADEILDITRALYDRYHEKFDEPYPFDSYDQAFVPEFNAGAMENPGLVTFRDEFVYRSAVTDTERQTRAMVIAHEMAHMWFGDLVTLAWWDDIWLNESFAEYMGYQTLTEAALPRALNSVPAGETPFPDTWVDFGVARKGWGYDADQRPSTHPVAPDPDAVPDTASALLNFDGISYAKGASALRQLVAWLGEKDFLAGINTHFARHRFANATLADFIDNLASATDRDVHAWAEQWLRTTGIDTLTAEISSPEPTAGPTVPNGNGQAWALTVTRDGSRPHRVTVGAYDHALGTQGAPGHLALRDRFDLDVPGDGTPTIRPGRRPALVVLNDGDLTYAKVRLDTTSWDTVLTSLSGIPDALTRAVVWNTARDMVRDAQLPPATYLATARTHLPHETDLALVQGVLSFAAGQVVDRYTIPEDLPAARATLTDLCRDLIRRTEDGSQPGLRLIAVRHFIDAATQPDTLRSWLDEGTVHGGPELDPELRWRILTRLAVLGATDETTIAAALEADPSATGREGAARCRAALPTAQAKAAAWDALFTDDTLSNYLFTATAQGFWQPGQEELTDDYVARFYPDAVALAARRGPAIAEAAGRYAFPAYAVDPTSLGTGIRALEDPALTPALRRKLVDQLDDLRRALAVRSAVALAD from the coding sequence ATGTCCGTACTGACGCGCGACGAAGCGCAGACCCGAGCCCAGATCCTCGACGTGGAGCGATACACGATCGCCCTCGACCTCACCACCGGCGAGGAGACCTTCGACTCCGCCACCGTCATCCGGTTCACCGCCCGCGCGGCCGGAGACACCTTCGTCGAGGTCAAGCCCGCCACCCTGCGCTCGATCAGCCTCGACGGACAACCCCTGGACCCCGACCTCCTCGACGGCAACCGCTACCCCCTCACCAAAATCACCGCCGGCCCCCACGAACTGCGCGTCGACGCCGCGATGCACTACTCCCGCACCGGCGAGGGCATGCACCGCTTCACCGACCCCACCGACGGCGAGACCTACGTCTACACCCAGTTGTTCATGGAGGACGTCCAGCGCGTCTTCGCCGCCTTCGACCAGCCCGACCTCAAGTCCGTCTTCGCCATCGACGTCACCGCGCCCGAAGGCTGGACCGTCCTCGGCAACGGCGTCGCCGAACACACGGGGGAGGGGCGCTGGACCATCGCCGCCACCCCCCTCGTCTCCACCTACCTCGTCGCGGTCGCCGCAGGACCCTGGCACTCGGTCACCACCGAGCACGCCGGGCTGCCCTTCGGCATCCACTGCCGCCGCTCCCTCGCCCCGTACCTGGACGCCGACGCCGACGAGATCCTCGACATCACCCGCGCCCTGTACGACCGCTACCACGAGAAGTTCGACGAGCCCTACCCGTTCGACTCCTACGACCAGGCCTTCGTCCCCGAGTTCAACGCGGGCGCCATGGAGAACCCCGGACTCGTCACCTTCCGCGACGAGTTCGTCTACCGCTCCGCCGTCACCGACACCGAGCGCCAGACCCGCGCCATGGTCATCGCCCACGAGATGGCCCACATGTGGTTCGGCGACCTCGTCACCCTGGCCTGGTGGGACGACATCTGGCTCAACGAGTCCTTCGCCGAGTACATGGGCTACCAGACCCTCACCGAGGCCGCACTTCCCCGAGCTCTCAACTCCGTCCCTGCCGGGGAGACCCCGTTCCCCGACACCTGGGTCGACTTCGGCGTCGCCCGCAAGGGCTGGGGCTACGACGCCGACCAGCGCCCCTCCACCCACCCCGTCGCCCCGGACCCCGACGCCGTCCCCGACACCGCGTCCGCCCTCCTCAACTTCGACGGCATCAGCTACGCCAAGGGCGCCTCCGCACTGCGCCAACTCGTCGCCTGGCTCGGCGAGAAGGACTTCCTGGCCGGCATCAACACCCACTTCGCCCGCCACAGGTTCGCCAACGCCACCCTCGCCGACTTCATCGACAACCTGGCCTCCGCCACCGACCGCGACGTCCACGCCTGGGCCGAACAGTGGCTGCGCACCACCGGCATCGACACCCTCACCGCCGAGATCAGCTCCCCCGAGCCCACCGCCGGCCCCACCGTGCCGAACGGCAACGGCCAGGCCTGGGCCCTCACCGTCACCCGCGACGGCTCCCGCCCCCACCGCGTCACCGTCGGCGCCTACGACCACGCACTGGGCACCCAGGGCGCCCCCGGCCACCTCGCCCTGCGCGACCGCTTCGACCTCGACGTACCCGGCGACGGGACGCCCACGATCCGCCCCGGCCGCCGCCCCGCCCTCGTCGTCCTCAACGACGGCGACCTCACCTACGCCAAGGTCCGCCTGGACACCACCTCCTGGGACACCGTCCTGACCAGCCTCTCCGGCATCCCCGACGCCCTCACCCGGGCCGTCGTCTGGAACACCGCCCGGGACATGGTCCGCGACGCGCAACTCCCTCCCGCCACCTACCTCGCGACCGCACGCACGCACCTCCCGCACGAGACCGACCTCGCGCTCGTCCAGGGCGTCCTGTCCTTCGCCGCCGGCCAGGTCGTCGACCGCTACACCATCCCCGAGGACCTGCCCGCCGCCCGCGCCACCCTCACCGACCTCTGCCGCGACCTCATCCGCCGCACCGAGGACGGCTCACAGCCGGGCCTCCGCCTCATCGCCGTACGCCACTTCATCGACGCCGCCACCCAGCCCGACACCCTCCGCAGCTGGCTCGACGAAGGCACCGTCCACGGCGGACCCGAGCTCGACCCCGAGCTGCGCTGGCGCATCCTCACCCGGCTCGCCGTCCTCGGCGCCACCGACGAGACCACCATCGCGGCCGCACTCGAAGCCGACCCCAGCGCCACCGGCCGCGAGGGCGCGGCCCGCTGCCGTGCCGCGCTGCCCACCGCCCAGGCCAAGGCCGCAGCCTGGGACGCCCTGTTCACCGACGACACCCTGTCCAACTACCTCTTCACCGCCACCGCCCAGGGCTTCTGGCAACCCGGACAGGAAGAGCTGACCGACGACTACGTGGCCCGCTTCTACCCGGACGCCGTCGCCCTCGCCGCCCGCCGGGGCCCCGCCATCGCCGAAGCCGCCGGACGCTACGCCTTCCCCGCGTACGCCGTCGACCCCACGAGCCTCGGCACCGGCATCCGCGCCCTGGAGGACCCGGCCCTCACCCCCGCCCTGCGCCGCAAGCTCGTCGACCAGCTCGACGACCTGCGCCGCGCCCTCGCCGTACGGTCGGCCGTCGCCCTCGCCGACTGA
- a CDS encoding transcriptional regulator, producing the protein MNPKGVLPVGVARLGRGGVGALPVGDLPASIEVEPSALSPLAVVRRSGSVSANREGSTVVYEPAGGDFAELVRAARRILTEMRILTEMMTGRGGPLAQPREAEETVR; encoded by the coding sequence CTGAACCCGAAAGGGGTACTGCCGGTTGGTGTGGCCCGGTTGGGGAGGGGCGGGGTGGGGGCGTTGCCGGTGGGGGATCTGCCGGCCTCGATCGAGGTGGAGCCCTCGGCTCTCTCGCCGTTGGCGGTGGTGCGGCGGTCCGGCAGCGTCTCAGCGAACCGGGAGGGTTCCACGGTGGTGTACGAGCCGGCGGGCGGCGATTTCGCCGAGCTGGTGCGGGCTGCGCGGCGGATCCTTACCGAGATGCGGATCCTCACCGAGATGATGACCGGCCGGGGCGGGCCGCTCGCCCAGCCGCGGGAGGCCGAGGAGACCGTCCGGTGA
- a CDS encoding pyridoxal phosphate-dependent decarboxylase family protein yields MPTPPLAGGTAGPAALRPLIDTVLTALHDGATLRDGPLPAGGPDTVTPRTRTATHPLIPDHGTGPHHALRSLVTALAAGAADPAHPHCAAHLHTPPLALAAAADLAASALNPSMDSWDQAPAASALEADLTTALAAEIYPHTRSPDAVITTGGTEANQLALLLARERHGPVQTICGANAHHSITRAAWLLGLPRPVVVPAPTGILDLAALDQALTELHRPLLVVATAGTTDTGDIDPLDAIADLCTTHGAELHIDAAYGGPLLFSPTHRTLLHGLDRAHSVTLDLHKLGWQPASAGLLAVPEHHHLTPLHHHAPYLNADDDTEAGLPDLLGRSLRTTRRPDALKIAVTLQALGRTGLADLIDRTLATAHHLADLVTKTPTLDLYDRPTISTVLLRPTDADDHTVATVRRTLLQRGHAVLGRAHADGRLWLKATLLNPHTTPQDLQALLDLITDTTADHLTHPPTTPTATHPTHPTPHPTPHPTESDTPR; encoded by the coding sequence ATGCCCACCCCGCCCCTCGCCGGAGGCACCGCAGGCCCCGCCGCCCTCCGCCCCCTCATCGACACCGTCCTCACCGCACTCCACGACGGCGCGACCCTCCGCGACGGCCCCCTCCCCGCCGGCGGACCCGACACCGTCACCCCCCGCACCCGCACCGCCACCCACCCCCTCATCCCCGACCACGGCACCGGCCCCCACCACGCCCTCCGAAGCCTCGTCACCGCCCTCGCCGCAGGCGCCGCGGACCCCGCCCACCCCCACTGCGCCGCCCACCTCCACACCCCGCCCCTCGCCCTGGCAGCAGCAGCCGACCTCGCCGCCAGCGCCCTCAACCCCTCCATGGACTCCTGGGACCAGGCCCCCGCCGCCTCCGCCCTCGAAGCCGACCTCACCACCGCACTCGCCGCCGAGATCTACCCCCACACCCGCTCACCCGACGCCGTCATCACCACCGGCGGCACCGAGGCCAACCAACTCGCCCTGCTCCTCGCCCGCGAACGCCACGGCCCCGTACAGACCATCTGCGGCGCCAACGCCCACCACAGCATCACCCGCGCCGCCTGGCTCCTCGGCCTCCCCCGACCCGTCGTCGTCCCCGCCCCCACCGGCATCCTCGACCTCGCCGCCCTCGACCAAGCCCTCACCGAACTCCACCGCCCCCTCCTCGTCGTCGCCACCGCCGGCACCACCGACACCGGCGACATCGACCCCCTCGACGCCATCGCCGACCTCTGCACCACCCACGGCGCCGAACTCCACATCGACGCCGCCTACGGCGGACCCCTCCTCTTCAGCCCCACCCACCGCACCCTCCTCCACGGCCTCGACCGCGCCCACAGCGTCACCCTCGACCTGCACAAACTCGGCTGGCAACCCGCCTCTGCCGGCCTCCTCGCCGTACCCGAACACCACCACCTCACCCCCCTCCACCACCACGCCCCCTACCTCAACGCCGACGACGACACCGAAGCCGGCCTCCCCGACCTACTCGGCCGCTCCCTCCGCACCACCCGCCGCCCCGACGCCCTCAAGATCGCCGTCACCCTCCAGGCCCTCGGCCGCACCGGACTCGCCGACCTCATCGACCGCACCCTCGCCACCGCCCACCACCTCGCCGACCTCGTCACCAAAACCCCCACCCTCGACCTCTACGACCGCCCCACCATCAGCACCGTCCTCCTCCGCCCCACCGACGCCGACGACCACACCGTCGCCACCGTCCGCCGCACCCTCCTCCAACGCGGCCACGCCGTCCTCGGCCGCGCCCACGCCGACGGCCGCCTCTGGCTCAAAGCCACCCTCCTCAACCCCCACACCACCCCCCAGGACCTCCAAGCACTCCTCGACCTCATCACCGACACCACCGCCGACCACCTCACCCACCCACCCACCACCCCCACCGCGACCCACCCCACGCACCCGACCCCTCACCCCACCCCTCACCCCACGGAAAGCGACACCCCGCGATGA
- a CDS encoding lysine N(6)-hydroxylase/L-ornithine N(5)-oxygenase family protein translates to MTARPAPAPDQPHDLVGIGIGPFNLSLAALAHNIPASTDDPRPLAATFYEQRPAFHWHPGLLLDGASLQVPFLADLVTLADPASPWSFLNYLRTRDRLFPFYFAERFHIQRAEYDAYCRWVSEQLPGLHFGHQVDAVRWNTDRALFEVDFTQLDRDGEAEALGRAYARHIALGIGTEPFVPEPLKPLAEAETVPVLHSADYLRHRERLLTAEHITVIGSGQSGAEIFLDLLRARPEGAEKIHWLARTQAFAPMEYSKLGLEHFTPDYSRYFHALPESARDELVPRQWQLHKGIDADTIAAIHDELYRRTLHGGWPDATLTPGVHVRTAGRVANTRVELHLEHTQQGTRSRLTTDAVILATGYRERPLDAVLGSLGPYLSRDASHRPRIDDQYRLVLDPAVTGHVYVQNAERHTHGVGAPDLGLAAWRSATILNNLTDANPYPLPARTAFTTFGLTPQPPRIPAQASALIPLSQSV, encoded by the coding sequence ATGACCGCCCGGCCCGCCCCCGCACCCGACCAGCCACACGACCTCGTCGGCATCGGCATCGGCCCCTTCAACCTCTCCCTCGCCGCACTCGCCCACAACATCCCCGCGAGCACCGACGACCCCCGACCCCTCGCCGCGACCTTCTACGAACAACGCCCCGCCTTCCACTGGCACCCCGGCCTCCTCCTCGACGGCGCCAGCCTCCAGGTCCCCTTCCTCGCCGACCTCGTCACCCTCGCCGACCCCGCAAGCCCCTGGAGCTTCCTCAACTACCTCCGCACCCGCGACCGGCTCTTCCCCTTCTACTTCGCCGAGCGCTTCCACATCCAACGAGCCGAATACGACGCCTACTGCCGCTGGGTCAGCGAACAACTCCCCGGCCTCCACTTCGGCCACCAGGTCGACGCCGTCCGCTGGAACACCGACCGCGCCCTCTTCGAAGTCGACTTCACCCAACTCGACCGCGACGGCGAAGCCGAAGCCCTCGGCCGCGCCTACGCCCGACACATCGCCCTCGGCATCGGCACCGAACCCTTCGTCCCCGAACCCCTCAAACCCCTCGCCGAAGCCGAAACCGTCCCCGTACTCCACTCCGCCGACTACCTCCGCCACCGCGAACGGCTCCTCACCGCCGAACACATCACCGTCATCGGATCAGGACAGTCCGGCGCCGAGATCTTCCTCGACCTCCTGCGCGCCCGCCCCGAAGGCGCCGAGAAGATCCACTGGCTCGCCCGCACCCAGGCCTTCGCCCCCATGGAGTACTCCAAACTCGGCCTCGAACACTTCACCCCCGACTACAGCCGCTACTTCCACGCCCTGCCCGAATCCGCCCGCGACGAACTCGTCCCCCGCCAATGGCAGCTCCACAAAGGCATCGACGCCGACACCATCGCCGCCATCCACGACGAGCTCTACCGCCGCACCCTCCACGGCGGCTGGCCCGACGCCACCCTCACCCCCGGAGTCCACGTCCGCACCGCCGGACGCGTCGCCAACACCCGCGTCGAACTCCACCTCGAACACACCCAGCAGGGCACCCGCTCCCGCCTCACCACCGACGCCGTCATCCTCGCCACCGGCTACCGCGAACGCCCCCTCGACGCCGTCCTCGGCAGCCTCGGCCCCTACCTCAGCCGCGACGCCTCCCACCGCCCCCGCATCGACGACCAGTACCGCCTGGTCCTCGACCCCGCCGTCACCGGACACGTCTACGTACAGAACGCCGAACGCCACACCCACGGAGTCGGCGCCCCCGACCTCGGACTCGCCGCCTGGCGCAGCGCCACCATCCTCAACAACCTCACCGACGCCAACCCCTACCCCCTCCCCGCCCGCACCGCCTTCACCACCTTCGGCCTCACCCCCCAGCCCCCGAGAATCCCCGCCCAGGCCTCCGCCCTCATCCCCCTGAGCCAATCCGTCTAG